A window of Indicator indicator isolate 239-I01 chromosome 25, UM_Iind_1.1, whole genome shotgun sequence contains these coding sequences:
- the CCNG2 gene encoding cyclin-G2, with amino-acid sequence MSSEALWLFKQLNLHLEQEGRFQPREKGLSLIECAAENENTLCPRQRNAKVEDLWSLTNFFGFATETFVLAVNILDRFLALMKVKPKHLSCIGVCCFQLAARVVEEECNIPSAHELIRISQCKCTASDLKRMEKIIAEKLHFEFKATTALTFLHLYHSIVLCHTSERKEILSLDKLEAQLKACNCRLVFSKAKPSVLALCLLTLEVQTLKSVELLEILLRVQKHSKISDSDLLYWRELVSKCLADYSSPECCKPDHKKLVWIVSRRTAQNLQNSYYSVPELPTIPEGGCFNESHSEDSCEDMSSGEESLSSSPPSDLEGSFFFDLKPKAKWQPLSCRS; translated from the exons ATGAGCAGCGAGGCGCTGTGGCTTTTCAAGCAACTGAACCTCCACCTGGAGCAGGAGGGGCGCTTCCAGCCCCGCGAGAAGGGGCTCAGCCTCATCGAGTGCGCCGCCGAG AATGAAAATACCCTGTGTCCCAGACAAAGGAATGCCAAGGTGGAAGATCTTTGGAGCCTCACCAACTTCTTCGGGTTTGCGACTGAAACGTTTGTTCTGGCTGTTAACATTCTGGACAGGTTCCTGGCTCTTATGAAG GTGAAACCAAAGCATTTATCCTGCATTGGAGTTTGCTGTTTCCAGCTGGCTGCCCGAGTGGTGGAAGAAGAATGCAATATTCCCTCTGCTCACGAGCTGATCCGGATCAGCCAGTGTAAATGCACTGCGTCCGACCTGAAGCGGATGGAGAAGATCATTGCAGAGAAGCTGCACTTTGAATTTAAAGCTACTACTGCCTTAACTTTCTTGCACTTGTACCATTCTATTGTACTCTGTCATACCTCAGAAAG gaaagaaatcctGAGTCTTGACAAATTGGAAGCACAGCTTAAAGCTTGCAATTGTCGCCTGGTCTTCTCCAAAGCAAAA cCATCTGTCTTGGCCTTGTGCCTTCTCACTCTGGAAGTTCAGACTTTGAAATCTGTTGAGCTGTTGGAGATCCTTCTGCGAGTTCAAAAGCATTCAAAG ATCAGTGATAGTGACCTACTTTACTGGAGGGAGCTGGTCTCAAAATGCCTGGCAGATTATTCTTCCCCTGAATGCTGCAAGCCTGATCATAAGAAGCTGGTTTGGATTGTTTCGAGGCGCACAGCCCAGAATCTGCAGAACAGTTACTACAGTGTTCCTGAGCTGCCAACCATCCCAGAGGGGGGATGCTTCAATGAGAGTCACAG tGAAGACTCCTGTGAAGATATGAGCAGTGGGGAAGAAAGCCTCAGCAGTTCTCCTCCAAGTGACCTGGAAGGCAGCTTCTTCTTTGATCTCAAACCTAAAGCAAAGTGGCAACCTCTTAGTTGTCGATCTTGA